In Treponema denticola, one genomic interval encodes:
- the murI gene encoding glutamate racemase, with protein MTLKQNVQYVFIDSGIGGLPYLRHLKELEPQSSCAYVADTKHFPYGEKTLEEVIEFTEDLVKKIIEKLKPSVIIIACNTMTVSALSHLRKKFEIPFVGTVPAIKPAALTSKNKKIAVLATERTVNDIYVQNLIEEFGADCKFFMRADSVLVSKIENTLLSGSKEDKKAGIRPAVEFFKSAGTDTAVLGCTHFLHLRDEFKSECEPDIKIVDSLDGVVNQALKISPPQKSKTDEKLKNIQKDIFYITSEKTEESTKKYSAYAELFNMTLGYF; from the coding sequence TTGACTTTAAAACAAAATGTTCAATATGTTTTTATAGACTCAGGCATAGGGGGGCTGCCTTATTTAAGGCATTTAAAAGAATTGGAGCCTCAAAGTTCCTGTGCCTATGTCGCAGACACAAAACATTTTCCTTATGGAGAAAAAACACTCGAAGAGGTAATAGAATTTACCGAAGACCTTGTAAAAAAAATAATCGAAAAACTTAAACCCTCCGTTATAATAATAGCCTGTAATACGATGACGGTTTCGGCTCTTTCACATTTGCGTAAAAAATTCGAGATACCCTTTGTGGGCACCGTTCCTGCGATAAAGCCTGCGGCCTTAACAAGTAAAAATAAAAAAATTGCCGTCCTTGCAACCGAAAGAACGGTAAACGATATCTATGTTCAAAATCTTATTGAGGAATTCGGGGCCGATTGTAAATTTTTTATGCGTGCAGATTCCGTTTTGGTTTCTAAAATAGAGAACACATTATTGTCAGGTTCTAAGGAAGATAAGAAGGCCGGAATCCGTCCTGCGGTTGAGTTTTTTAAATCGGCGGGAACGGATACTGCCGTCCTAGGCTGTACTCATTTTCTCCACCTAAGAGATGAGTTTAAGTCCGAGTGTGAACCGGATATAAAGATTGTGGACTCTTTGGATGGGGTTGTAAATCAAGCCTTAAAAATATCTCCTCCTCAAAAATCAAAAACGGATGAAAAATTAAAAAATATTCAAAAAGATATTTTTTATATCACATCGGAAAAAACTGAAGAGAGTACAAAAAAATATTCCGCTTATGCGGAACTCTTTAATATGACTTTAGGTTACTTCTAA
- the rsgA gene encoding ribosome small subunit-dependent GTPase A, giving the protein MKGLVLKGSNNIFYVECEDGKFRSCSIKGKVLKDSALYYNPLAAGDFVNIEPDTHSGDEGLITGLIERKNSFLRLNQKLNMPQLLAANIDLLVCVVSAANPPFRPRFVDRVLVQAEIQKIQVLIVINKCDLKISADLRDRIEDWKRLGYKTIEVSAKEGRGMDKLIESLSAKTSALVGQSGVGKSTLLNFIAPDLNLKTSAISDKYDRGTHTTTQGEYFKIKALTSKEKEHSINIIDTPGVRHFAIYGIEPEDTALYFPEMEKLIGSCKFGLSCTHTHEPGCALLEALQKGDIYKDRYTSFELIHKELQETVKKY; this is encoded by the coding sequence ATGAAAGGATTGGTTTTAAAAGGATCTAATAATATTTTTTATGTTGAATGTGAAGACGGAAAATTCAGAAGCTGCTCCATTAAGGGGAAGGTTCTAAAAGATTCTGCTCTTTACTATAATCCTCTTGCTGCCGGAGATTTTGTAAATATTGAGCCCGATACTCATTCTGGTGATGAAGGCTTAATAACGGGTTTGATAGAAAGAAAAAATTCTTTTTTACGCTTAAACCAAAAACTTAATATGCCACAGCTTTTAGCTGCAAATATCGACCTGCTTGTTTGTGTTGTTTCTGCTGCTAATCCTCCCTTCCGTCCCCGCTTTGTAGACAGGGTTTTAGTGCAAGCCGAGATTCAAAAGATTCAGGTTTTAATTGTTATAAATAAGTGTGATTTAAAAATCTCGGCTGATTTAAGAGATAGAATAGAGGACTGGAAAAGATTGGGCTATAAAACCATCGAAGTATCGGCAAAGGAGGGCAGGGGAATGGATAAGTTGATTGAAAGCCTCTCTGCTAAAACTTCTGCCCTCGTAGGACAGTCGGGAGTAGGTAAAAGCACTCTCTTAAATTTTATCGCACCCGATTTAAATTTAAAAACTTCTGCAATTTCGGATAAGTATGACCGAGGCACCCACACGACAACACAAGGAGAGTATTTTAAAATAAAGGCTCTTACTTCAAAGGAAAAAGAACATTCGATAAACATAATTGATACGCCGGGTGTTAGACATTTTGCCATTTACGGCATCGAGCCTGAGGATACTGCCCTATATTTTCCCGAAATGGAAAAACTCATAGGCTCATGTAAATTCGGCCTTTCCTGCACCCATACCCATGAACCAGGCTGTGCCCTTTTGGAAGCCCTTCAAAAAGGGGATATTTATAAGGATAGGTATACGAGTTTTGAGCTTATACATAAAGAATTACAAGAAACGGTAAAGAAGTATTAA
- a CDS encoding endonuclease MutS2: MTEHTLEVLQFSRIREIIASYCVTDEGKEFCLKKNPDTDIKKIEEEKKLGIDFLSLLRAYKAPPIKYRPPVLPFLEGIEVEGAALDIEGVYSVGLLALSVFSLHEWLSPFLENEDLNENSIVSFVKKIPDMLHLKNLVFSFIDENGELQDLPSLRAIKNKIRSIEDDIDKTMRNYFTNDATRQMLQSNLPTVKDGRQVIAVRSNFKGRIPGIIHEYSQSGQTFYLEPEEIVLKNNDLIAAHGEYERELLRLLQDLTSQIAEHTENIKEACETITKLDCVAAASRWAHSNNCVFAGSIDLSLRHSIDKDGSPDSKGSPLAFYLHKARHPLLGKSAVPIDLKLSKDDRVLIITGPNTGGKTVSLKTAALFALINQTGWPVPAGSLTRLPYFDFIACDIGDEQSMDQSLSTFSAHMKNVSEIIRRAGDKSLIILDELGSGTDPQEGCAIAMAVLDDLLEKKAFVFVTTHHGALKNYGYSKDSCVNASVEFNQNTLSPTYRILMGVPGESHAVDIAKRNGLPEHIIEKAHTYLGNNRADVSDLIKGLIQKHEDLNEFELQKKEEELKLKEDRRRSDLKELQLKQKELELKKDGIKRLDLFFEEKRKFLENLVRELREGELSREKTLSVKKWIDDFEKDLGKEHEALKLEQTKIDERLHSSKEKNKAPQNPELREGTRVIIKSLNRNGELIREEKKGKWLVAVDNLKLTIAEDDMEACENQEKLKLSKPIVSIISDTSAPSSRPSFELRLLGMRVEEAQKALQDQMDLALVHGITEFAIIHGKGHGILQELSHDFLKRSPYVKAFRFAKPEEGGSGKTIVSLG, from the coding sequence ATGACAGAGCATACGCTGGAAGTTTTACAGTTTTCGAGGATAAGAGAAATTATTGCCTCCTATTGTGTAACTGATGAAGGAAAAGAATTTTGCTTAAAAAAGAATCCCGATACGGATATTAAAAAAATAGAAGAAGAAAAAAAATTAGGGATTGATTTTTTAAGTCTTTTAAGAGCATATAAGGCTCCTCCAATAAAGTACAGGCCCCCTGTTCTTCCCTTTCTTGAAGGAATAGAAGTTGAAGGTGCTGCCCTTGATATTGAAGGCGTTTATTCGGTCGGGCTTTTAGCCTTGTCCGTTTTTTCTTTGCATGAATGGCTGAGTCCTTTTTTAGAAAATGAAGACCTAAATGAAAACTCGATTGTTTCCTTTGTAAAAAAAATACCCGATATGCTCCATCTAAAAAATCTTGTATTTTCTTTTATAGATGAAAACGGAGAATTGCAAGACCTTCCTTCTTTGAGGGCAATAAAAAACAAGATACGCTCTATAGAGGACGACATAGATAAAACTATGCGGAATTATTTTACAAATGATGCAACCCGTCAAATGCTTCAATCCAATCTTCCTACGGTCAAAGACGGAAGACAGGTTATAGCCGTAAGATCAAATTTTAAAGGAAGAATTCCGGGTATAATTCATGAGTATTCTCAATCGGGACAAACATTTTATCTTGAACCGGAAGAAATAGTTTTAAAGAATAATGACCTTATCGCCGCTCATGGCGAATACGAGCGTGAGCTTTTAAGGCTATTGCAGGACTTGACTTCCCAAATTGCAGAGCATACCGAAAACATAAAAGAGGCCTGTGAGACAATCACAAAATTGGATTGTGTTGCCGCCGCTTCCAGATGGGCTCATTCCAATAATTGTGTCTTTGCAGGCAGTATAGATTTAAGTTTAAGGCACTCAATAGACAAGGACGGCAGCCCTGATTCAAAAGGCTCTCCTCTTGCTTTTTATCTTCATAAAGCCCGGCATCCCCTTCTTGGAAAATCGGCAGTTCCTATAGACCTAAAATTATCTAAAGATGATAGAGTGCTTATTATAACGGGCCCGAATACCGGAGGAAAAACCGTAAGCTTAAAAACGGCAGCTCTCTTTGCTTTGATAAACCAAACAGGCTGGCCCGTTCCTGCAGGCTCTTTGACCCGTCTTCCTTACTTTGATTTTATAGCCTGCGACATAGGCGATGAGCAGTCTATGGATCAATCCCTTTCTACATTTTCGGCTCACATGAAAAATGTTTCCGAAATTATAAGGAGGGCAGGGGATAAAAGTCTTATAATTCTTGATGAGCTTGGAAGCGGTACGGATCCTCAAGAAGGCTGTGCAATAGCAATGGCTGTTCTCGATGATCTTTTAGAAAAAAAAGCCTTTGTCTTTGTTACAACCCATCATGGTGCCTTAAAAAATTACGGCTATAGTAAGGACTCCTGTGTAAATGCCTCGGTCGAATTTAACCAAAACACATTGAGTCCCACCTATCGGATACTAATGGGCGTTCCCGGAGAAAGCCATGCCGTTGACATAGCTAAGCGGAACGGTCTTCCGGAACATATAATCGAAAAAGCTCACACCTATTTGGGAAATAACAGGGCCGATGTTTCCGATCTTATCAAGGGGCTTATTCAAAAACATGAAGACCTAAACGAATTTGAGCTTCAAAAAAAAGAAGAAGAATTAAAACTTAAAGAGGATAGGCGGCGTTCCGATTTAAAAGAACTTCAATTAAAACAAAAAGAATTGGAGCTGAAAAAAGACGGAATAAAAAGGCTCGATCTCTTTTTTGAAGAAAAAAGAAAATTCCTTGAAAACCTTGTACGGGAACTGAGAGAGGGAGAGCTAAGCCGAGAAAAAACTTTAAGCGTCAAAAAATGGATTGACGATTTTGAAAAAGACTTGGGCAAAGAACATGAAGCACTTAAACTTGAACAAACAAAAATAGATGAAAGACTTCATTCTTCAAAAGAAAAAAATAAGGCTCCTCAAAATCCTGAGCTCCGCGAAGGCACAAGGGTTATAATAAAAAGCCTCAACCGTAACGGAGAGCTTATCCGTGAAGAAAAAAAAGGAAAGTGGCTCGTTGCCGTAGATAACTTAAAACTTACTATTGCCGAGGACGATATGGAAGCTTGCGAAAATCAGGAAAAGCTTAAGCTTTCCAAACCCATTGTCAGCATTATAAGCGACACAAGTGCTCCTTCTTCCCGTCCTTCTTTTGAGCTCCGCCTCTTAGGAATGAGGGTTGAGGAAGCTCAAAAGGCCTTGCAGGATCAGATGGATCTTGCCTTAGTACACGGTATTACCGAATTTGCCATTATTCATGGAAAGGGGCATGGAATTCTTCAAGAATTATCTCACGATTTTTTAAAACGAAGTCCCTATGTAAAGGCTTTCCGCTTTGCAAAGCCGGAAGAAGGCGGTTCGGGAAAGACTATAGTAAGCCTCGGCTAA
- a CDS encoding transglutaminase domain-containing protein — MQVKKKNILLFFLFLSCFFFLSVSLSAEQMYSPSWGYALDLPEDFVLANREGNERYLFQHAILPVDLQIALYEEPQFKSIKEAAEHVFKQLKMTHKDVPFIWRNKEALLSSVSFLYSPSEKYKPKELSGWVLSLELPNKTGWLVLLTYTDKDKAKECENLMISSLDTVYTDTMSYFEPGPVTTALYPKTKEKTIEYTFNNKNISFTIDESDAEANKSVIDREFSVLTMYLNHDNLIAAWQRFYKIIFRDAWNRIAPASFAVYTSLFDENNQSEFAEKAAKELLLLVQNFNYERDRKGSDFMNLPQALTEKRGDCDSRALLMVLMLKQMNIDAVLLVSPNKSHAIAAVDCSGSGTCFTHNGKTYLGCETTAHVPIGEIADEIAAPENWFPVDFYVIENFESN, encoded by the coding sequence ATGCAAGTTAAAAAGAAAAACATTTTACTATTTTTTTTGTTTCTAAGCTGTTTCTTTTTTTTAAGTGTTTCTCTTTCGGCGGAACAAATGTATTCCCCTTCATGGGGCTATGCACTCGACCTGCCTGAGGATTTTGTTTTAGCCAATCGAGAAGGAAATGAAAGATATCTTTTTCAGCATGCTATTCTGCCGGTTGATTTGCAAATTGCCTTATATGAAGAGCCCCAATTTAAGAGCATAAAAGAAGCGGCCGAACATGTTTTTAAACAGTTAAAAATGACTCATAAGGATGTTCCTTTTATATGGAGAAATAAGGAAGCTCTTTTATCGTCGGTATCTTTTTTATATTCGCCTTCCGAAAAATATAAACCTAAGGAGCTTTCAGGCTGGGTTTTAAGCCTTGAGCTGCCCAATAAAACAGGCTGGCTGGTTCTTCTGACCTATACCGACAAGGATAAGGCAAAGGAATGCGAGAACCTCATGATTTCTTCTCTTGACACGGTTTATACGGATACAATGTCTTATTTTGAGCCCGGGCCGGTTACAACAGCCCTCTATCCTAAAACAAAGGAAAAAACTATCGAGTATACTTTTAACAATAAAAACATATCCTTTACGATAGACGAATCCGATGCGGAAGCAAACAAGTCGGTAATTGACAGGGAATTTTCTGTTTTGACTATGTATTTAAATCATGATAATTTAATCGCAGCTTGGCAGCGTTTTTATAAGATAATTTTTAGGGATGCATGGAACCGCATAGCTCCTGCTTCCTTTGCCGTATATACTTCTCTCTTTGATGAAAACAATCAAAGCGAATTTGCCGAAAAAGCGGCAAAGGAACTACTTCTTTTAGTTCAAAATTTTAACTATGAAAGAGACAGAAAAGGAAGCGATTTTATGAATTTGCCTCAAGCCCTTACAGAAAAAAGAGGCGACTGCGACAGCAGGGCTCTTCTTATGGTGCTAATGTTAAAACAGATGAACATAGATGCCGTCCTTTTGGTTTCTCCGAATAAGTCCCATGCCATAGCCGCAGTAGACTGTTCGGGAAGCGGAACCTGTTTTACTCACAATGGAAAAACCTATCTAGGCTGTGAAACTACGGCCCATGTTCCTATAGGAGAAATAGCCGATGAAATAGCGGCTCCTGAAAATTGGTTCCCCGTAGATTTTTACGTAATAGAAAATTTTGAATCAAATTAG
- a CDS encoding OmpL47-type beta-barrel domain-containing protein: protein MIKKIFIATVCSLLCISVWAQAPSIVGTDYVRPAIHYSNGETSYVNSDVFFKLRSMDKETGLDFVEFALNGGNFMRYKNPFQLLEEGKYDISYRGFDNSGNLELPKTFSVIVDNTAPDTMIKTTEPLYNDGAILYCSSNTKWYVSAADILGGSGTAAGYIGTDLNSLKMSGNGKESEQTYVSLDGEGPVNLYYTAIDNVGNLAPIKMLAVTIDKTAPVVSIANSNRLINKDEEYMVFPSDTVVDEEGRVIVSTSETVSFAAKDELSGVDAIYIKVNDGEYTKYVEPVRFTQNAVYKIEVKAIDNVGNVSEPVMYTFYVDQITPNSEVEIIDRSGNLLPTTTSENAKDAL from the coding sequence ATGATTAAAAAAATTTTTATTGCAACCGTATGTTCACTTTTATGTATTTCAGTCTGGGCACAGGCTCCTTCCATTGTAGGAACCGATTATGTGCGCCCTGCCATACATTACTCAAATGGTGAAACAAGCTATGTAAACAGCGATGTCTTTTTTAAACTTCGTTCAATGGATAAGGAAACAGGTCTTGACTTTGTAGAATTTGCATTGAATGGAGGAAACTTTATGAGATATAAGAATCCCTTCCAGCTTCTTGAAGAAGGAAAATACGATATCTCATATAGGGGTTTTGATAATAGCGGTAATTTGGAATTACCCAAAACTTTTTCTGTAATCGTTGACAATACCGCACCCGATACCATGATTAAGACAACAGAGCCTCTTTATAACGATGGAGCTATCCTTTATTGTTCATCAAATACAAAGTGGTATGTTTCTGCTGCTGATATTTTAGGCGGATCAGGTACAGCTGCCGGTTATATTGGAACGGATCTTAACTCTCTTAAAATGTCCGGAAACGGAAAAGAGTCGGAGCAAACTTATGTTTCTTTAGATGGAGAGGGACCTGTAAACCTTTATTACACTGCAATAGACAATGTAGGCAACCTTGCCCCCATTAAGATGCTTGCAGTTACAATTGATAAGACAGCTCCCGTTGTAAGTATTGCAAATTCCAACCGCCTTATCAATAAAGATGAAGAATATATGGTTTTCCCCAGTGATACCGTTGTAGATGAAGAAGGCAGAGTTATTGTTTCTACCAGCGAAACCGTTTCATTTGCTGCAAAAGACGAACTTTCAGGCGTTGATGCAATCTATATCAAGGTTAATGACGGTGAATATACCAAATATGTCGAGCCTGTACGCTTTACACAAAATGCAGTTTACAAAATTGAAGTTAAAGCTATCGATAATGTAGGTAATGTTTCTGAGCCTGTTATGTACACATTCTATGTAGATCAGATTACGCCTAATTCGGAGGTTGAAATAATCGATCGTTCAGGGAATCTTCTCCCAACCACAACCTCAGAAAACGCTAAAGATGCCCTATAA
- a CDS encoding OmpA family protein, protein MKKIRVLLLLLSVLFMFSCKSAPKQKEEKPAEPEKTQEQEVVKEEPVKKTDSKDYYTVYFAPQSYQIDQFTAQSLKKIAEDLKAKNVKKIVISGHSAKLDTQKDEDRIALQRAIAVANYFQKMKLFDANSIVVEGKGAREPAGSHSEITDRFKNRRVEIRSVE, encoded by the coding sequence TTGAAAAAAATAAGAGTATTACTTTTACTCTTGTCTGTTCTTTTTATGTTTTCATGTAAGTCTGCTCCAAAGCAGAAAGAAGAAAAGCCGGCTGAACCTGAAAAAACTCAAGAACAAGAAGTAGTAAAGGAAGAACCGGTCAAGAAAACGGATTCAAAAGATTACTATACAGTATATTTTGCACCGCAATCTTATCAAATCGATCAGTTCACTGCACAAAGCTTAAAAAAAATAGCTGAAGATCTTAAAGCTAAAAATGTTAAGAAAATCGTTATTTCAGGCCACAGTGCAAAACTGGACACGCAAAAGGATGAAGATCGTATTGCATTACAGCGGGCTATAGCTGTTGCAAACTATTTTCAAAAAATGAAATTGTTTGATGCGAACAGCATAGTTGTTGAGGGAAAAGGCGCTCGTGAACCGGCCGGATCCCATTCAGAAATTACTGACCGCTTCAAGAACAGAAGAGTAGAAATTCGCAGTGTCGAATAG
- the dnaB gene encoding replicative DNA helicase, whose translation MDSVKNLKNKLPPHNMEAEKAVLGAILIDPDVFTFIRPILDASAFYSPQHQKIYKAIAELDTQSQKADILILTDYLRSANELDSVGGASYIASLTDEVPSSANYEFYAKIVLEAAIRRNLLKVSNKISADVFDDSISSRTVLEEAQKSIFDLTEAGNSATFKSLAEVIMPTLEVLEKMHERKGEYTGVPSGFANLDNMTYGFQNSEFIIIGARPSVGKTALAMTIAAHIAIDEKIPTAFFSLEMSDMQLVQRLIASRSKINSNRIRSANLTARDFSKVSETCGALYEAPFYLVDMPNMKLLDLRAIARQLCSPPYNVKIIFIDYITLITGENASIPRHEQIAEISRSLKSLARELNIPVVALSQLTRDAEGKKPGLADIRESGSLEQDADVVMFLHREREDTSGDAAKPIPTELILAKQRNGPIGTVSL comes from the coding sequence ATGGATAGTGTAAAAAATTTAAAAAACAAGCTTCCGCCTCACAATATGGAAGCAGAAAAGGCTGTTTTAGGAGCTATTTTAATAGATCCTGATGTCTTTACCTTTATAAGACCGATCTTAGATGCGTCAGCTTTTTATTCTCCTCAGCACCAAAAAATATATAAGGCTATTGCAGAATTAGATACCCAGTCCCAAAAGGCAGATATTTTAATATTGACAGACTATCTTCGCTCGGCAAATGAATTGGATTCAGTCGGAGGGGCAAGCTATATAGCATCGCTTACGGATGAGGTTCCAAGCTCTGCAAACTACGAATTTTATGCAAAAATCGTGTTGGAAGCCGCTATAAGAAGAAATTTGTTAAAAGTTTCCAATAAAATTTCTGCAGATGTGTTTGATGACAGTATATCAAGCAGGACTGTCTTAGAAGAAGCTCAAAAAAGCATCTTTGACCTTACAGAAGCCGGAAATTCGGCGACCTTTAAGTCTCTTGCAGAAGTTATAATGCCGACACTGGAAGTTTTAGAGAAAATGCATGAACGCAAGGGAGAATATACGGGTGTCCCCTCAGGCTTTGCTAATTTAGACAATATGACCTACGGCTTTCAAAATTCCGAGTTTATTATCATAGGAGCGCGACCCTCTGTAGGAAAAACAGCCCTTGCAATGACTATAGCAGCTCATATCGCTATAGATGAAAAAATTCCGACAGCCTTTTTTTCTCTTGAAATGTCGGATATGCAGCTTGTTCAAAGATTGATTGCTTCAAGGTCTAAGATAAATTCAAATAGGATAAGATCTGCAAATTTAACTGCGAGGGATTTTAGCAAGGTTTCTGAAACTTGCGGAGCCCTTTATGAGGCCCCTTTTTATCTTGTAGATATGCCTAATATGAAGCTATTGGACTTAAGAGCAATCGCCCGCCAGCTTTGCAGCCCTCCATATAATGTAAAGATTATCTTCATAGACTATATTACGCTTATTACAGGAGAAAATGCTTCTATACCGCGGCATGAACAGATTGCAGAAATTTCCCGCTCCCTAAAGAGCCTGGCAAGAGAGCTGAATATTCCGGTGGTAGCCCTTTCTCAGTTGACCAGAGATGCGGAAGGTAAAAAACCCGGACTTGCCGATATAAGGGAGTCAGGTTCTTTAGAGCAGGACGCAGATGTTGTTATGTTTTTGCATCGTGAAAGGGAAGATACAAGCGGAGATGCTGCAAAACCCATTCCGACAGAGCTTATTTTAGCAAAACAGCGAAACGGCCCGATAGGTACTGTTTCTCTTTAA
- a CDS encoding DUF2141 domain-containing protein → MKKFIFIFTILFAVFTSLYSEETKPEFEVTLNITNIETIEGKLFLSIYQDAQSFKKKEPLKTISVQVDGKDMTITEKLPQGEYVFFVYQDLNENDKLDRNFLGMPKEPVGYGNHKGGRPGGFNKLKIEIKENKSVDIKLFKI, encoded by the coding sequence ATGAAAAAATTTATTTTTATTTTTACAATTCTTTTTGCGGTTTTTACAAGCCTGTATTCGGAAGAAACAAAGCCGGAATTCGAGGTTACTCTTAATATTACCAACATCGAAACTATCGAAGGAAAGCTGTTTTTGAGTATTTACCAAGATGCACAATCTTTTAAGAAAAAGGAGCCTTTGAAGACGATCAGCGTTCAGGTAGACGGTAAGGATATGACAATAACGGAAAAACTTCCTCAGGGAGAATATGTTTTTTTTGTTTATCAAGACCTTAACGAAAACGATAAACTGGATAGAAACTTTTTAGGCATGCCTAAGGAACCTGTAGGATACGGCAACCATAAGGGCGGAAGGCCCGGGGGATTTAACAAGCTAAAAATAGAAATTAAAGAAAATAAAAGCGTCGATATTAAACTTTTTAAAATTTAA
- the def gene encoding peptide deformylase encodes MKVLYLGEETLREVSKPVEKIDENIKSLIDEMFVTVKKENGIGLAAPQVGENIRLFIVFINEQKYVFINPEIIETSQEMCLMEEGCLSIPKVYDEVMRPSAVKVQFLNIDGKIKTIEASGLLARVIQHENDHLNGILFIDRLSEEKKAEAIERFEHKKALFSKKRIRLR; translated from the coding sequence ATGAAAGTATTATATTTAGGCGAGGAAACTTTGAGGGAAGTGTCTAAACCTGTTGAAAAAATAGATGAAAATATCAAAAGCCTAATTGACGAAATGTTTGTTACCGTAAAAAAAGAAAACGGTATAGGCTTGGCGGCTCCGCAAGTAGGGGAAAACATAAGGCTTTTTATCGTATTTATAAACGAACAAAAATATGTTTTTATAAACCCTGAAATTATTGAAACCTCTCAGGAAATGTGTTTAATGGAAGAGGGCTGTTTGAGCATACCTAAGGTCTATGATGAAGTTATGAGACCTTCAGCCGTAAAGGTACAGTTTTTAAACATTGACGGCAAAATAAAAACCATAGAGGCCTCAGGGCTTCTTGCAAGAGTTATTCAGCATGAAAATGACCACTTAAACGGAATTCTTTTTATCGACCGTTTAAGTGAAGAAAAAAAGGCCGAGGCTATCGAAAGGTTTGAGCATAAAAAGGCTCTTTTTTCAAAGAAGAGGATCCGCCTGAGATGA
- the fmt gene encoding methionyl-tRNA formyltransferase, which translates to MRILFAGTPSCAVPALNLIAREFDLCGVLTNPPAPAGRNKKMQDSDAALAVKELIKEGVLPEDFPVLTPQKLDDNFRKELEALKPDLLVCFAYGKIFGPKTMGLFPLGGINIHPSLLPRWRGCAPVPAAILAGDKLTGITIQTLAQKTDSGNILGQLEIPLNNSETTESLLADCADKCCPLLREVLSDFENKLKQARPQEEASALYCSMLKKEDGLIDWSKPAEEIERKIRAFTPWPGCFTFKNNEKINIIEADLYEDSSNEMTKNKKFGTILGTDKKCGILIQTGNGILAVSVLQKQAKKKLGWKDFLNGSPNFLEGCFET; encoded by the coding sequence ATGAGAATTCTTTTTGCGGGAACCCCCTCCTGTGCCGTACCGGCCTTAAACCTGATAGCTCGCGAATTTGACCTTTGCGGGGTCTTGACTAATCCTCCGGCTCCTGCAGGGCGGAACAAAAAGATGCAGGATTCCGATGCAGCTCTTGCAGTAAAGGAGCTTATAAAGGAAGGGGTTCTGCCGGAAGATTTTCCTGTTTTGACGCCTCAAAAACTTGATGATAATTTTAGAAAAGAACTTGAGGCCTTAAAACCCGATCTTTTGGTTTGTTTTGCCTACGGCAAAATTTTCGGGCCTAAGACTATGGGGCTTTTCCCTTTGGGCGGAATAAATATTCATCCCTCTCTTTTACCAAGGTGGAGGGGCTGTGCTCCGGTGCCTGCGGCCATATTGGCAGGCGATAAGCTTACCGGAATTACGATTCAGACCCTTGCTCAAAAAACGGATTCGGGAAATATTTTGGGGCAGCTTGAAATTCCTTTAAATAATTCCGAAACAACGGAAAGCCTTTTAGCCGATTGTGCCGATAAGTGTTGCCCGCTTTTGCGTGAAGTCCTTTCTGATTTTGAAAATAAATTAAAGCAGGCAAGACCTCAGGAAGAGGCAAGTGCTCTTTATTGCTCCATGCTAAAAAAAGAAGACGGGCTTATAGATTGGTCAAAACCGGCTGAAGAAATAGAAAGAAAGATAAGGGCTTTTACCCCATGGCCTGGCTGCTTTACCTTTAAAAATAACGAAAAAATAAACATAATTGAAGCTGATTTATATGAAGATTCTTCAAATGAAATGACAAAAAATAAAAAATTTGGTACAATACTGGGTACCGATAAAAAATGCGGTATTTTAATTCAAACAGGGAATGGAATACTCGCTGTTTCGGTATTGCAAAAACAAGCTAAAAAAAAGCTTGGATGGAAAGATTTTTTAAACGGCTCTCCTAATTTTTTGGAAGGCTGTTTTGAAACATAA